A part of Rhodamnia argentea isolate NSW1041297 chromosome 8, ASM2092103v1, whole genome shotgun sequence genomic DNA contains:
- the LOC115735287 gene encoding lysosomal Pro-X carboxypeptidase-like: MTLSRLSFIISFILSTASISGQKIYSPTLSLQREDIFGDPEHAVSASIANEFETFFFNQTLDHFNYRPESYATFKQRYLINSNYWAGANSSAPIFVYLGAESPIDGATTIIGFLTDNAAQFKALLVYIEHRYYGESIPLGMSFEEALGDANVRGYFSSAQALADYAAIILHVKQNLKARDSPVIVVGGSYGGMLASWFRLKYPHVALGALASSAPILYFEDMTPQDAYYSVVTKDFKEASETCYQTIRDSWSEIDRVAQEPNGTSNLSKMFKTCKPLESGDEVKSYLKLLYARAAQYNDPPRYPVTQICSGIDGANTSENGILGKIFAGVVAYNGSSTCYVNPPTNVSQTSLGWRWQRCSEMAMPIGITSNSMFQPQPFILSNFTDGCNYQFGVVPRAHWVTTYYGGHDIELILRRFGSNIIFSNGLRDPWSTAGVLKNISESIVAIFTEKGSHCLDILVEKQTDPDWLVLQRKAEVEIIKGWIAKYYADLLAFKQ; the protein is encoded by the exons ATGACTCTTTCTCGGCTTTCTTTCATCATCTCCTTCATTTTGTCCACAGCTTCGATTTCTGGACAGAAAATTTACAGTCCGACTCTGAGTCTACAACGCGAAGACATCTTCGGAGACCCAGAACATGCAGTGTCAGCATCCATAGCTAACGAATTTGaaaccttcttcttcaaccaaacGCTCGATCATTTCAACTACAGACCCGAGAGCTATGCTACCTTCAAACAAAGATACTTGATCAACTCCAACTATTGGGCCGGCGCAAATTCTAGTGCGCCAATCTTCGTTTACCTCGGTGCCGAATCGCCAATCGATGGAGCCACGACTATTATCGGGTTTCTGACAGATAATGCAGCTCAATTCAAAGCTTTATTAGTTTATATTGAG CATCGGTATTATGGTGAGTCAATCCCACTTGGGATGAGCTTCGAAGAAGCTCTCGGAGATGCAAATGTTCGTGGGTATTTTAGCTCGGCCCAAGCTTTGGCCGATTATGCAGCCATTATCTTGCACGTGAAGCAGAATTTGAAAGCCAGGGATTCTCCAGTTATTGTCGTGGGAGGATCATATGGAGGAA TGCTTGCTTCGTGGTTCCGGCTAAAATATCCACACGTGGCCCTTGGAGCTCTGGCTTCGTCAGCTCCAATACTGTATTTTGAGGATATGACCCCGCAGGATGCTTACTACTCAGTGGTCaccaaggattttaag GAAGCTAGCGAGACTTGCTACCAAACTATAAGAGACTCGTGGTCAGAGATTGACAGAGTTGCTCAAGAGCCTAATGGCACTTCAAACTTGAGCAAGATGTTCAAGACTTGCAA GCCTTTAGAGAGTGGAGATGAGGTGAAGAGCTACTTGAAATTGTTGTACGCGAGAGCAGCTCAATACAATGATCCACCAAGATATCCAGTGACCCAGATATGCAGCGGCATTGATGGAGCAAATACTAGCGAAAATGGCATTCTTGGCAAAATATTTGCAGGCGTCGTCGCCTATAACGGGAGCTCCACATGCTACGTCAATCCTCCCACTAATGTTTCTCAAACTAGCTTGGGTTGGAGGTGGCAG AGATGCAGCGAAATGGCAATGCCCATAGGCATCACAAGCAATTCTATGTTCCAACCACAACCTTTCATCTTGAGCAACTTCACTGACGGATGCAACTACCAATTCGGGGTCGTGCCTCGCGCGCATTGGGTCACTACGTACTACGGTGGTCAT GATATAGAACTCATTCTTCGAAGATTCGGTAGcaacattattttctcaaatggaCTTCGAGATCCTTGGAGTACCGCCGG ggTCCTGAAAAACATTTCAGAGAGTATCGTTGCTATCTTTACAGAGAAAG